The following proteins are co-located in the Bacteroidales bacterium genome:
- a CDS encoding T9SS type A sorting domain-containing protein, producing MNIIFSISIVLIMCVANSAAAQCVQCEGGIASGTNASIIGTNNIASGNSSFAGGKDSEATGRESFAFGKNAKVIGSSPFAIAIGHDVTAFGGSSIVLGRNLMTTTSGAMIIGTGFNDSINSLKNEVPYSLMIGFNSSKPTFFVGESSGSSGTGKIGIGNVTDPQAKLHILGDYNSYNPTEASLLIESAGNHYSTLWLGDKEHSIYTKPGSDFKFSTSLNTDFVFENGNVGIGTNSPEQKLDVNGTIKATGFQLVNNTQGFGKILQSDEFGNATWVDAPSGACVQCDSTTNTGEFSSTLGKKTTASDFASFASGYEVLSSNAFSFAHGKFLTASGANSLAIGSFAIAEKYSSMVIGVGFSNDNRLKNDIRNSLMIGFGSNVPTFFIEGYHGMNRTGRIGIGNVTAPQAKLHIRADENYDTASVFIQAFNDNKPAYLWMGNKNFGIHKYSTTLEFLSGGDYVFGGGNVGIGTNSPEQKLDVNGTIKATGFQLMNNTQGFGKILQSDEFGNATWVDPSSGACVQCDENSNPSGLYASVIGIENTASGEAAFASGKINTSPGDFSTSLGYGNNAEGKFSLAGGEECSATGQRAFAYGQFARAEGSRSLALGKFVLAYGANSVAIGRYVKSVISDAMIIGCGIDTNNYIENNEVSTLMIGFNSNRHTFFVDKASGLNTTGKIGIGNVTDPEAKLHILGDNDPYNTDDASLYIESAGSYYSTIYLGDKSHFIKTKPGKDLEFNAAGQDFYFNNGNAGFGTNQPAAKVQVKDGDIFIEDIDRGIIMKSPDGNCWRGTVNNQGMLEFTQVDCQTLETGINSPEPSNSKRVKIYPNPVGNQVFINCEETLAGLQLEISDINGRLILSQKLRNTENSIDVSTYQPGTYLFRLTDKNGKLVATEKVIKE from the coding sequence ATGAACATCATATTTAGCATCAGCATTGTGCTGATAATGTGTGTAGCGAACAGTGCTGCTGCACAATGCGTTCAATGCGAGGGCGGAATCGCTTCCGGAACCAACGCAAGCATAATTGGCACAAACAACATTGCCAGTGGTAATTCGTCCTTTGCCGGAGGAAAAGATTCTGAAGCAACAGGAAGGGAATCTTTTGCATTCGGCAAAAACGCAAAAGTAATAGGAAGCAGCCCTTTTGCTATTGCTATTGGACATGATGTAACCGCCTTCGGAGGTTCTTCTATTGTCCTAGGAAGAAATCTGATGACCACCACATCTGGTGCAATGATTATCGGTACAGGTTTTAATGATAGCATTAACAGTCTAAAAAATGAGGTGCCCTATTCCCTAATGATTGGCTTCAATTCCTCAAAACCTACATTTTTTGTAGGCGAATCTTCTGGCTCGAGTGGAACCGGCAAAATCGGAATAGGAAACGTCACCGATCCGCAGGCCAAACTGCATATACTCGGAGACTATAATTCATACAATCCTACCGAAGCTTCTTTGCTCATCGAGTCAGCTGGAAATCATTACTCAACCCTTTGGCTTGGGGATAAAGAACACAGCATCTATACCAAGCCTGGGTCTGATTTTAAATTTAGCACCAGCTTGAATACGGATTTTGTATTTGAAAATGGCAATGTGGGAATAGGAACAAATTCTCCCGAGCAAAAGCTCGATGTAAATGGAACAATAAAAGCCACAGGATTTCAATTGGTGAACAATACGCAGGGTTTTGGTAAAATCCTGCAATCAGATGAATTTGGAAATGCGACCTGGGTCGATGCGCCGTCGGGAGCATGCGTACAATGCGATAGTACAACAAATACAGGAGAATTTTCATCAACACTTGGTAAAAAGACAACTGCTTCGGATTTCGCCTCATTTGCTTCAGGATACGAAGTATTATCTTCCAATGCCTTTAGTTTTGCACACGGAAAGTTTTTAACTGCATCGGGAGCAAATTCTTTAGCCATTGGCAGCTTTGCTATAGCAGAAAAATATTCTTCAATGGTTATTGGTGTTGGATTTAGTAATGATAATAGACTGAAGAATGATATCAGAAATTCGTTAATGATAGGGTTTGGGTCTAATGTACCCACTTTTTTTATTGAGGGTTATCATGGAATGAACCGCACTGGCCGCATAGGCATCGGCAACGTTACCGCCCCCCAGGCTAAGCTCCACATCAGAGCAGATGAAAACTACGACACCGCAAGTGTATTTATCCAGGCTTTTAACGACAATAAACCTGCATACCTGTGGATGGGAAACAAGAACTTCGGGATACATAAATATAGTACAACGCTTGAATTTTTGAGCGGTGGCGATTATGTGTTCGGTGGGGGTAATGTGGGAATAGGAACAAATTCTCCCGAGCAAAAGCTCGATGTAAATGGAACAATAAAAGCCACAGGATTTCAATTGATGAACAATACGCAGGGTTTTGGTAAAATCCTGCAATCCGATGAATTTGGAAATGCAACCTGGGTCGATCCATCGTCGGGAGCATGCGTCCAATGTGATGAAAATTCAAATCCTTCCGGACTTTATGCAAGTGTTATTGGGATTGAAAATACGGCTTCTGGAGAAGCAGCCTTTGCGTCAGGGAAAATAAATACTTCGCCGGGGGATTTCTCAACTAGCTTAGGGTATGGTAACAACGCTGAGGGGAAGTTTTCGTTGGCTGGTGGCGAAGAGTGCAGTGCAACCGGTCAACGTGCTTTTGCTTATGGCCAATTTGCCAGAGCCGAAGGGTCGAGGAGCCTGGCTCTCGGAAAATTTGTTTTGGCATATGGGGCAAATTCTGTTGCAATCGGACGCTACGTAAAATCCGTTATTTCTGATGCAATGATTATCGGGTGTGGTATAGACACAAACAATTATATTGAAAACAACGAGGTTAGTACCTTAATGATCGGCTTCAACAGCAACCGCCACACATTTTTTGTCGATAAGGCTTCCGGCCTCAATACAACCGGGAAAATTGGTATTGGCAATGTTACCGATCCTGAAGCTAAACTCCACATTCTTGGTGATAATGATCCATATAATACCGATGATGCGTCACTGTACATCGAATCTGCCGGCAGCTATTATTCAACAATTTATCTAGGCGACAAGAGCCATTTCATAAAAACCAAGCCAGGTAAAGATTTGGAATTCAATGCTGCCGGACAGGATTTTTATTTTAATAACGGCAATGCCGGTTTTGGAACTAACCAACCCGCTGCCAAAGTACAGGTAAAAGACGGCGACATCTTTATCGAAGACATCGACCGGGGCATCATCATGAAGTCGCCCGACGGAAACTGCTGGCGCGGAACCGTCAATAACCAGGGGATGCTGGAGTTTACCCAGGTGGACTGCCAGACCCTGGAAACCGGTATTAACAGTCCGGAGCCTTCCAACTCCAAACGCGTAAAAATCTATCCAAACCCAGTAGGAAACCAGGTTTTTATTAATTGCGAGGAAACCCTTGCCGGACTGCAACTGGAAATCAGCGACATCAACGGACGACTTATCCTCAGTCAGAAACTCAGAAACACTGAAAACTCCATCGACGTTTCCACCTATCAGCCCGGCACTTATCTTTTCAGGCTCACCGATAAAAACGGAAAGCTGGTGGCTACGGAAAAGGTGATTAAAGAGTAG